One stretch of Molothrus aeneus isolate 106 chromosome 2, BPBGC_Maene_1.0, whole genome shotgun sequence DNA includes these proteins:
- the SCNN1A gene encoding amiloride-sensitive sodium channel subunit alpha: MPEGEKMRQYKQEEEQQQKEEEREGLIEFYSSYQELFQFFCSNTTIHGAIRLVCSKKNKMKTAFWSVLFFLTFGLMYWQFGILYREYFSYPVNLNLNLNSDRLTFPAVTLCTLNPYRYSAIRKQLDKLDEITHQTLLDLYDYNMSLPQRDWSTSSSQRRSSRSLLHHIQRHPLRRQKRDNLVNLPENSPSVDKNDWKIGFVLCNENNDCFHQAYSSGVDAVREWYSFHYINILAQVPDAKALDESDFENFIYACRFNEATCDKANYTHFHHPLYGNCYTFNDNSSSVWTSSMPGINNGLSLVVRTEQNDFIPLLSTVTGARVMVHDQNEPAFMDDGGFNVRPGIETSISMRKEMTERLGGSYSDCTEDGSDVPVQNLYSSRYTEQVCIRSCFQLNMVERCGCAYYFYPLPSRAEYCDYTKHKAWGYCYYKLLAEFKADVLGCFHKCRKPCKMTEYQLSAGYSHWPSAVSEDWVFYMLSQQNKYNITSKRNGVAKVNIFFKEWNYKTNGESPAFTVVTLLSQLGNQWSLWFGSSVLSVMELAELVLDFIAITFILGFRWFRSRQKLPAAVPPLNSQDNAAFQDEAPALRAPHRFTVEAVVTTLPSYNSLEPRGPSRDGEEGHE, translated from the exons ATGccagaaggggagaaaatgaGACAATATAAGCAAGAAGAGGAGCAGCAACAGAAAGAAGAGGAGCGGGAGGGTCTCATCGAATTCTACAGTTCCTACCAGGAGCTATTCCAGTTCTTCTGCAGCAACACAACCATCCACGGGGCTATCCGCCTGGTGTGCTCCAAAAAGAATAAGATGAAGACAGCCTTCTGGTCCGtcctcttcttcctcacctTCGGCTTAATGTACTGGCAGTTCGGGATCCTCTACAGGGAGTACTTCAGCTACCCTGTCAACCTCAACCTCAACCTGAACTCCGACAGGCTGACATTCCCGGCCGTGACGCTGTGCACCCTCAATCCGTACAG ATACAGCGCCATCCGAAAGCAGCTGGATAAGCTGGACGAAATCACCCACCAGACACTGCTAGACCTCTATGACTACAACATGTCTCTGCCACAGAGAGACTGGTCCACGTCGTCCTCACAAAGGCGTAGCTCAAGGAGCCTGCTCCATCACATCCAGCGCCATCCTCTGCGGAGGCAGAAGCGGGACAACTTAGTCAACCTGCCAGAGAACAGTCCCTCAGTGGACAAGAATGACTGGAAAATTGGCTTTGTTCTG TGCAATGAAAACAACGACTGTTTCCACCAGGCATACTCCTCGGGAGTGGATGCCGTGCGGGAATGGTACAGCTTTCACTACATCAATATCCTGGCACAGGTGCCTGATGCAAAAGCCCTGGACGAGTCTGACTTTGAGAATTTCATCTATGCTTGTCGCTTCAACGAGGCAACCTGTGACAAGGC GAACTATACCCACTTCCACCATCCCTTGTATGGCAACTGCTATACCTTTAATGACAACAGCAGCAGCGTATGGACATCCTCGATGCCTGGGATCAATAATG GTCTCTCCCTGGTGGTACGCACCGAACAGAACGATTTCATCCCTCTGCTGTCCACGGTGACAGGAGCCAGGGTCATGGTCCATGATCAGAATGAGCCAGCCTTCATGGATGATGGGGGCTTCAACGTTCGTCCTGGCATCGAGACCTCCATCAGCATGAGAAAG GAGATGACCGAGCGCCTTGGGGGCAGTTACAGCGACTGCACAGAGGATGGCAGTGACGTGCCAGTGCAAAACCTGTACTCATCCCGCTACACCGAGCAG GTCTGCATTCGCTCCTGCTTCCAGCTCAACATGGTAGAGCGCTGTGGCTGTGCATATTACTTCTatcccctgcccagcagagcagagtaCTGTGACTACACAAAGCACAAGGCCTGGG GCTACTGCTATTACAAACTCCTGGCTGAATTCAAAGCTGACGTGCTGGGCTGTTTCCACAAGTGTCGGAAACCTTGCAA AATGACAGAATACCAGCTGTCAGCTGGATACTCCCACTGGCCTTCTGCTGTCTCAGAG GACTGGGTTTTCTACATGCTTTCACAACAGAACAAATACAATATCACATCCAAGAG GAACGGAGTTGCCAAAGTGAATATCTTTTTTAAGGAGTGGAACTACAAGACCAATGGGGAGTCTCCAGCCTTCACG GTTGTGACTCTGCTGTCCCAGCTTGGGAACCAGTGGAGTCTCTGGTTTGGATCCTCTGTCCTGTCTGTGATGGAGCTTGCAGAGCTGGTTCTGGATTTCATTGCCATCACCTTTATCCTGGGTTTCCGCTGGTTCCGCTCCCGGCAGAAGCTGCCTGCCGCAGTGCCCCCCCTGAACAGCCAGGATAACGCCGCTTTCCAAGACGAGGCACCGGCGCTCCGTGCTCCTCATCGCTTCACCGTGGAGGCTGTAGTGACCACGCTGCCCTCCTACAACAGCCTGGAACCACGTGGGCcaagcagggatggggaggagggacACGAGtga